The Nonlabens spongiae genome contains a region encoding:
- a CDS encoding tetratricopeptide repeat protein, producing MATYNKRGYKPKTKPEKEEEELIDDSESTTAEVFESLDEGANKTEEWVSNNQNAIIGVIAAIALAALVYWAYNEFIQSPKQNEALLESIKANELYAAALNASGQEQDSLYNLALEGADGKYGLIKIADEYAGTDAGNLANYQAGMAYLNIGGDKYQKAIDYLSAYDGGDRVMEALAQAGIGDALVQVKQYDDAVSYYLNAADTEPNEFSSPKYLLKAAKAALQAGDNAKAVSALERIENEYSDSAEAQNAKVLLGQAKAKN from the coding sequence ATGGCAACGTACAATAAGCGAGGATATAAACCGAAAACCAAGCCTGAAAAGGAGGAAGAAGAACTAATTGACGACTCTGAGTCTACAACGGCAGAGGTATTTGAGTCGCTGGATGAGGGTGCCAATAAAACGGAGGAATGGGTAAGCAACAACCAAAACGCCATCATAGGTGTGATTGCTGCTATTGCTCTTGCAGCTCTAGTTTACTGGGCTTATAACGAGTTCATTCAATCTCCCAAGCAAAATGAAGCGCTTCTAGAAAGCATTAAAGCAAATGAACTTTATGCTGCTGCGTTAAACGCAAGCGGACAAGAACAAGACAGTCTTTACAATCTTGCTCTAGAAGGTGCTGATGGTAAATATGGACTGATCAAAATCGCAGATGAGTACGCCGGAACTGATGCTGGAAATCTAGCCAACTATCAGGCAGGTATGGCCTACCTCAACATAGGTGGTGATAAATACCAGAAAGCCATCGATTACCTAAGTGCTTATGATGGTGGCGACCGTGTAATGGAAGCGCTGGCACAAGCTGGTATAGGCGATGCTTTGGTACAAGTGAAGCAATATGACGATGCAGTAAGCTACTACTTAAACGCTGCCGATACGGAACCCAATGAATTCTCCTCACCTAAATACTTATTAAAAGCTGCTAAGGCCGCTCTCCAAGCTGGCGATAATGCAAAAGCGGTAAGCGCACTTGAGCGTATCGAAAATGAGTACAGCGACTCAGCAGAAGCTCAAAATGCAAAGGTTCTTTTAGGACAGGCTAAAGCCAAAAACTAA
- a CDS encoding lipocalin-like domain-containing protein, producing MKWNIFLSVCIAMFLISCEKDSSEKIKLLEGYWNIETVEMPDGSEKAFPFSNHMDYFEIKENTGMKYRVSPRYDGTFVNYGSPVPFKWKEKDGELLLKFADSSNAYQQTLKSVSKKELVLLHENGTLYTYTSYTPDAKQ from the coding sequence ATGAAGTGGAACATCTTTTTATCTGTATGTATCGCGATGTTTTTAATCTCTTGCGAGAAAGATTCTTCAGAAAAAATCAAATTATTAGAAGGCTACTGGAATATTGAGACGGTTGAAATGCCTGATGGATCTGAGAAAGCTTTTCCGTTCTCAAATCACATGGACTATTTTGAGATCAAAGAAAATACTGGGATGAAATACCGCGTGAGCCCACGATACGATGGAACTTTTGTCAATTATGGCAGTCCAGTGCCTTTTAAATGGAAGGAAAAAGATGGAGAACTGCTATTGAAATTTGCTGACAGTTCAAATGCTTATCAGCAAACCCTGAAAAGTGTGAGTAAGAAAGAACTGGTCTTACTCCATGAAAACGGAACCTTATACACCTATACCTCATATACACCAGATGCGAAACAATAA
- a CDS encoding DUF1569 domain-containing protein, whose product MQALKKLENQLAELHSYIELGNQNANNVSKVGTYWHIDHSLNVIKGIIQTLEESNPKNYAPKFSFWKWVVMTFKTIPRGKGKAPKQTLSAQEATHNSLLEKHASTIEEVAEIPAIDENKIFKHPLFGWMKKKETVKFITIHTHHHLKIIRDIVKKN is encoded by the coding sequence ATGCAAGCACTTAAGAAACTTGAAAATCAACTTGCTGAACTTCACTCCTACATTGAGTTAGGCAATCAAAATGCTAATAATGTTTCTAAGGTGGGGACGTACTGGCATATTGATCATTCCTTAAATGTTATTAAAGGAATCATTCAAACCCTTGAAGAATCAAATCCTAAAAATTATGCTCCAAAATTCAGCTTCTGGAAATGGGTGGTCATGACTTTCAAAACCATTCCACGAGGGAAAGGAAAAGCTCCTAAACAGACTTTGAGTGCACAAGAAGCAACTCATAACAGTTTGCTTGAGAAACATGCGTCAACAATCGAAGAAGTCGCTGAAATTCCTGCAATCGATGAAAATAAAATTTTTAAACATCCTTTATTTGGATGGATGAAAAAGAAGGAAACTGTAAAGTTCATCACGATTCATACTCATCACCATCTTAAGATCATAAGAGATATTGTAAAGAAAAACTAG
- a CDS encoding transcription elongation factor: MSEFKKAINTKCLEIVAERLDIIDDNLKNLQHSKQSETKSSAGDKYETGRAMIQNQEELYRRQRHQTQIILDQLLKIDPDKKCKRVEDGALVTLPSGHYYISAGMGKLTVNEKDVFALSLASPLGMALKHRHAGDTFTFNEKEHNILQIV; this comes from the coding sequence TTGTCTGAATTCAAAAAAGCAATAAATACCAAGTGTCTAGAAATTGTAGCTGAACGCCTAGACATTATCGATGACAATCTAAAAAACCTTCAGCATTCTAAGCAATCTGAAACCAAAAGCAGTGCCGGTGACAAATATGAAACCGGTCGCGCAATGATTCAGAACCAAGAAGAGCTTTATCGAAGACAGCGTCACCAGACTCAAATCATTCTAGATCAACTTTTGAAAATCGATCCAGATAAAAAATGTAAACGTGTTGAGGATGGTGCACTAGTCACGTTACCTTCTGGACACTATTACATCAGCGCGGGAATGGGGAAGCTTACTGTCAATGAAAAAGACGTATTTGCGCTATCCCTTGCCTCTCCTTTAGGAATGGCTTTGAAACATCGCCACGCAGGTGATACCTTCACCTTCAATGAGAAGGAACATAATATTCTCCAAATCGTTTGA
- a CDS encoding TolC family protein: MPRRNRVLSFSAILMFFVVCSSLGSTLSRKRVLQNPIATQEVMDTTFISLSEYLGYVKKHHPVVKQAGLVIEQGEAQLLKARGGFDPKIEVDYERKDFKGTEYYDELRGAFKIPTWYGVEFKAGAERNEGAFLDPSLKVPEDGLYSAGVKVSVLQGLVINDRMATLRKAKLFREQTQSERNLLINQILSDATEVYFEWWRAAQERLLFESILENTIIRYEGVVRQVETGYKAAIDSVEAGIAVNNRQLSLEQARLDFVKKRLELSNFLWIDGVPIELRENTFPENELLDNIDASLEIMGQSLDLFTIENHPKILAMQLKMEQLDVDRDLKANKLLPRLDVGVDLLTPEWDNGDSYQLNNYKAQATFSFPIFLRKERGDLALAEIKLQDASFDLLATSIQIENKIKANFNEIDSYSRQNQISDEIVTSSARLLYAEERKFDLGNSSIFLINARENKLIESSEKQLQIIVKLLNAKASLFNSLAIVPENL, translated from the coding sequence ATGCCCAGAAGAAATAGAGTCCTTTCCTTTTCTGCGATATTGATGTTTTTTGTAGTGTGTAGCTCTTTGGGTAGCACGCTTTCGCGAAAGCGAGTCCTACAAAATCCCATAGCCACTCAAGAAGTCATGGATACTACATTCATTTCTCTCAGTGAGTATCTGGGGTATGTTAAGAAGCATCATCCAGTCGTTAAACAAGCAGGTCTTGTAATCGAACAGGGCGAGGCTCAATTATTGAAGGCGAGAGGTGGGTTTGATCCTAAAATTGAAGTGGACTATGAGCGTAAGGATTTCAAAGGCACAGAATACTATGATGAATTGCGTGGAGCATTCAAAATCCCCACCTGGTACGGAGTAGAATTCAAAGCTGGAGCTGAGCGCAATGAGGGAGCCTTTCTCGATCCATCACTCAAGGTTCCAGAAGATGGATTATACAGCGCTGGAGTGAAAGTGTCTGTCTTGCAGGGTTTAGTGATCAATGATCGCATGGCGACGCTTAGAAAAGCAAAATTATTCCGTGAGCAGACCCAGTCAGAACGTAACCTCTTAATCAACCAAATCCTATCCGACGCTACTGAGGTGTATTTTGAATGGTGGAGAGCGGCGCAGGAACGTTTGCTCTTTGAAAGTATATTAGAAAATACCATTATAAGGTATGAGGGTGTCGTGCGACAGGTGGAGACGGGTTACAAAGCTGCTATCGATAGTGTTGAAGCTGGGATTGCCGTAAACAATCGTCAATTGAGTCTGGAGCAGGCACGCTTGGATTTCGTTAAAAAGCGTTTGGAATTATCTAACTTTTTATGGATCGACGGCGTCCCTATAGAATTGAGGGAAAATACATTTCCTGAAAATGAATTGCTGGACAACATCGATGCTTCCCTTGAGATCATGGGACAGTCTCTGGATCTTTTCACCATTGAGAACCATCCCAAAATCTTGGCGATGCAGCTTAAAATGGAGCAACTGGACGTAGATCGAGATTTGAAGGCCAACAAACTCTTACCTAGACTCGATGTGGGCGTGGACTTACTGACACCCGAATGGGATAATGGCGATAGTTATCAATTGAATAATTACAAGGCTCAGGCGACCTTTTCATTCCCCATATTTTTGAGGAAAGAACGCGGAGACCTTGCCCTAGCTGAAATCAAGTTGCAAGATGCGTCTTTTGACCTTTTGGCAACCAGTATTCAGATCGAGAATAAGATCAAGGCCAACTTTAATGAGATCGATTCCTACAGTAGGCAAAACCAGATCTCAGATGAAATCGTGACTTCATCTGCGCGTTTGCTTTATGCTGAAGAACGTAAATTTGATCTGGGTAACAGTTCCATTTTCTTGATCAACGCTCGTGAAAATAAACTGATCGAGAGCAGCGAGAAACAGCTACAGATCATCGTCAAATTACTAAACGCAAAAGCGAGTTTATTCAATAGCTTGGCGATTGTGCCGGAGAATTTGTAA
- the ribH gene encoding 6,7-dimethyl-8-ribityllumazine synthase gives MATAGKDLSAYDKNQLPDASNMRIGLVVAEWNDDITENLFNGAHETLLDCGVDEDRIFRLNVPGSFELVYGAKHMQDTTYPIKDKGQKKRLDAIIVIGSVIRGETAHFDFVCQGVTQGIKDLNINDSRIPVIFCVLTDDTHVQSVDRSGGRHGNKGSEAAVAAIKMAAIKLDSL, from the coding sequence ATGGCTACCGCAGGTAAGGATCTTTCAGCTTACGATAAGAATCAGCTTCCTGATGCGAGTAATATGCGCATAGGTCTCGTTGTTGCCGAGTGGAATGATGATATCACTGAAAACCTTTTCAACGGCGCTCATGAAACCTTGCTGGACTGTGGTGTAGATGAGGATCGCATCTTTAGATTAAATGTACCGGGCAGTTTTGAATTGGTTTATGGTGCAAAGCATATGCAAGACACTACCTACCCGATTAAAGATAAAGGTCAAAAGAAACGACTGGATGCGATAATTGTGATCGGTAGTGTGATACGTGGAGAAACCGCTCATTTTGACTTTGTTTGTCAGGGAGTAACTCAAGGGATCAAAGACTTAAACATTAATGACTCGCGCATACCAGTAATTTTTTGTGTTCTAACTGATGATACTCATGTTCAAAGTGTAGATCGCAGTGGTGGTCGCCATGGAAATAAGGGCAGCGAGGCTGCGGTTGCAGCAATAAAAATGGCTGCGATTAAGCTGGATAGTCTATAG
- a CDS encoding HlyD family secretion protein yields the protein MLNISNTSSIKGNLELNDYKSGVKVAKRRHYKYFNRFLGGAAIFAFIILFLPWTQNVTGNGYVTTLTPESRPQTIQSPIAGRIETWYVREGARVKVGDTILRISEVKSEYFDDQLVERTTDQIGSKSNAVISYQNKVSALRNQIGALNQERELKLDQAQLKLQQARLGVESDSIDLVAARTNERIALQQLNRFIELNEEGIESDQEVEMKEMKYQETQSKRISQEAKLLQSKAKVADALVEINRVRQEYIDKISKAESDLYTAQSTQFDTEAQVSKLEVDRANYQRRRDLYYVTAPQAGYVNRAIIGGIGETFKEGQQLVSIMPDDYELAVETYVEPIDLPLIHEGEEVRVQFDGWPAIIFSGWPAATYGTYGARVVAIEQFISTNGKYRVLLAPDEEDHQWPDQLVPGAGAYTFALLEDVPVWYELWRRLNGFPANFYQPEANDKEAKKDKNAQKK from the coding sequence ATGTTGAACATCTCAAATACTTCAAGCATTAAAGGGAATCTAGAGCTCAATGACTATAAGTCTGGCGTTAAAGTCGCTAAAAGAAGACATTATAAATATTTCAATAGATTCTTAGGTGGTGCAGCCATTTTTGCATTCATTATTCTATTCTTGCCATGGACACAGAATGTTACCGGTAATGGTTATGTAACGACACTCACGCCCGAATCACGGCCACAAACTATACAATCTCCCATCGCTGGTCGAATAGAGACGTGGTATGTACGAGAAGGGGCTAGGGTTAAAGTAGGGGACACCATTTTGAGGATTAGTGAAGTCAAAAGTGAATATTTTGATGATCAACTGGTTGAGCGTACAACGGATCAGATAGGCTCAAAAAGCAACGCGGTCATTTCCTATCAGAACAAAGTGAGTGCACTACGTAATCAAATAGGTGCGCTCAATCAAGAACGTGAGTTGAAACTGGATCAGGCTCAACTTAAATTGCAACAAGCTCGATTAGGAGTGGAGAGTGATAGCATAGATCTCGTAGCCGCTAGAACAAACGAGCGCATTGCCCTACAACAGCTCAACCGTTTTATAGAATTGAATGAAGAGGGCATTGAGTCTGATCAAGAGGTTGAGATGAAGGAGATGAAATACCAAGAAACCCAATCTAAACGTATTTCACAGGAAGCAAAACTACTCCAGAGCAAAGCTAAGGTAGCAGATGCTTTAGTCGAAATCAATCGTGTGAGACAAGAGTATATTGATAAGATCAGTAAGGCTGAGAGTGATCTTTATACCGCCCAGAGTACTCAGTTTGACACAGAGGCTCAAGTAAGTAAACTGGAGGTAGATCGGGCAAACTACCAGCGTCGTAGAGATTTGTATTATGTGACTGCGCCCCAAGCTGGATATGTAAACCGCGCTATAATAGGAGGAATAGGTGAAACCTTTAAAGAGGGACAGCAGCTAGTGAGTATTATGCCAGACGATTATGAGCTGGCGGTAGAGACCTACGTTGAGCCTATAGATTTGCCCTTGATACATGAAGGGGAAGAGGTGAGGGTTCAATTTGATGGATGGCCGGCGATCATCTTTTCTGGCTGGCCTGCGGCGACCTATGGAACCTATGGAGCCAGAGTCGTTGCGATCGAGCAATTTATTAGTACTAACGGAAAATACCGAGTATTGCTGGCTCCAGATGAGGAGGATCATCAGTGGCCAGACCAGCTGGTTCCAGGCGCAGGTGCCTACACCTTTGCATTGCTAGAAGATGTGCCGGTATGGTATGAATTGTGGCGTCGTTTGAATGGATTTCCAGCAAACTTTTATCAGCCTGAGGCTAATGATAAAGAAGCTAAAAAGGATAAAAATGCCCAGAAGAAATAG
- a CDS encoding DUF721 domain-containing protein: MRNNKKDDFLKLSDALQDFKSQEKLSRGFERVNVETAWKDVMGPGIVKYTTGMKFTAGTLIVNLSSSVLRQELMYGRTKIMENLNHHMGQELVTKIVLR, translated from the coding sequence ATGCGAAACAATAAAAAAGACGACTTTCTAAAATTGAGCGATGCATTGCAGGATTTCAAATCTCAAGAAAAACTTTCTCGTGGGTTTGAGCGCGTTAATGTAGAGACAGCCTGGAAAGATGTCATGGGACCCGGCATCGTGAAATACACTACAGGAATGAAATTTACTGCAGGAACGCTTATCGTGAACTTATCTTCATCTGTTTTGCGTCAAGAATTGATGTATGGCAGGACTAAAATCATGGAGAATCTTAACCATCATATGGGACAAGAATTGGTTACAAAAATTGTATTGCGATAA
- the recF gene encoding DNA replication/repair protein RecF (All proteins in this family for which functions are known are DNA-binding proteins that assist the filamentation of RecA onto DNA for the initiation of recombination or recombinational repair.) yields the protein MYLKSLSLINYKSFESADFEMDERINCFVGNNGVGKTNVLDAVYHLAYAKSYFNPIAVQNIKHGTDFFMLNGKFDKNGREENVIISSKRGAKRLVKRNGKEYERISEHIGLIPLVIISPADRDLITEGSDTRRRFLDGVISLENNPYLNKLIDYNKLVQQRNALLKYFASNRKFDSAALEVYDLQMSELGTYIYEQRTQFLEVFILIFRKYYQKISQTSEEVSIKYKSDLKELSLREALTNAQQKDMQLQYTSVGTHKDDLILLLNGYPVKKFGSQGQQKSFLTSLKLAQFEFIKQQSGTVPILLLDDIFDKLDESRVAQIIDMVNEEQFGQIMISDTHPERTEEVIKRTEQSYKIFNL from the coding sequence ATGTATCTTAAATCACTGAGCCTGATCAACTATAAAAGCTTTGAGAGTGCTGATTTTGAGATGGATGAGCGCATCAATTGTTTTGTGGGGAATAATGGGGTGGGTAAGACTAATGTGCTGGACGCTGTTTACCATCTGGCTTATGCAAAGAGCTACTTCAACCCGATTGCAGTTCAAAATATCAAACACGGTACAGACTTTTTTATGCTGAACGGAAAGTTTGATAAAAATGGGCGTGAGGAAAACGTGATCATCAGTTCTAAACGCGGCGCTAAGCGACTGGTGAAGCGCAACGGCAAAGAGTACGAGCGCATCAGTGAACACATCGGTTTGATACCGCTGGTGATCATTTCACCAGCAGATCGGGATTTGATTACTGAGGGCAGCGATACCCGCAGGCGATTTCTAGATGGTGTTATTTCCTTGGAAAATAATCCCTACCTAAACAAGCTGATTGATTACAATAAACTGGTGCAGCAACGCAATGCTCTGCTGAAATACTTTGCCAGCAATAGAAAATTTGACAGTGCAGCGCTAGAAGTCTATGATCTTCAAATGAGTGAGTTGGGTACGTACATTTATGAGCAACGGACTCAGTTTTTAGAAGTTTTCATACTCATTTTTAGAAAATACTATCAGAAGATTTCGCAGACCAGTGAAGAAGTCAGTATTAAATACAAAAGTGATCTCAAGGAGCTTAGTTTGCGCGAGGCCTTGACAAATGCCCAACAAAAGGATATGCAGTTGCAATACACAAGCGTGGGCACGCACAAGGATGACCTGATTTTATTGCTTAATGGCTATCCTGTGAAAAAATTTGGTAGTCAGGGACAGCAAAAAAGCTTTTTGACAAGTTTAAAACTGGCTCAATTTGAATTTATCAAACAGCAGAGCGGCACTGTACCTATTTTATTGCTGGATGATATTTTTGACAAACTGGATGAATCGAGGGTTGCGCAGATTATCGATATGGTAAATGAGGAGCAATTTGGGCAGATCATGATCAGTGATACGCATCCCGAGAGAACCGAGGAAGTCATTAAACGTACGGAGCAATCCTATAAAATTTTCAATCTATGA
- a CDS encoding GlmU family protein, which yields MNYILSDFDAHKSLLPFTYTRPASEIRCGILTMTNRWKRLLEEELSFQTEEYLTKKFSLHETDDNVVIAGNAVATEELVFQIKALKSEQKLMAGDRVVAYRAAQVHTPTIELEQVIYEGDEIIFIDHTWDIFSKNGEVLEMDFDLITKERDSQPIPEHVQAVNPERIFIEEGATVNFSILNASSGSIYIGRNAEVMEGSLIRGGFALCDHSSTKLGTKIYGPTTVGPHSKVGGEVGNSVIIGYSNKGHEGYLGNSVLGEWCNLGADTNTSNLKNNYAEVRLWDYETGRFAKTGLQFCGLMMGDHSKCGINTMFNTGTVVGVSANIYGSGYPRNFIPSFSWGGPQGMMTYKSSKAYEVAEVVMKRRNLPFTELDKEILDHVFEDTKKYRKD from the coding sequence ATGAACTACATACTCTCAGATTTTGACGCCCATAAGTCTTTGCTACCTTTTACTTACACTCGCCCAGCTTCAGAGATACGATGCGGTATTCTCACGATGACTAATCGCTGGAAAAGATTGCTGGAAGAAGAGTTAAGCTTTCAAACAGAAGAATATTTAACTAAAAAATTTTCTCTCCATGAAACAGATGACAATGTTGTTATTGCTGGAAACGCAGTAGCAACTGAAGAACTTGTATTTCAAATCAAAGCTTTAAAATCAGAGCAAAAACTTATGGCTGGCGATAGGGTAGTAGCCTATCGAGCGGCTCAAGTTCACACACCCACCATCGAGTTAGAGCAAGTTATTTATGAAGGTGACGAAATTATTTTTATAGATCATACCTGGGATATCTTTTCCAAGAACGGAGAAGTTCTGGAAATGGACTTTGATTTGATTACTAAAGAGCGCGATAGTCAACCCATCCCAGAGCATGTTCAAGCTGTAAATCCAGAACGTATTTTTATAGAGGAGGGAGCAACAGTCAACTTTTCAATTCTTAACGCTTCTAGTGGTTCTATTTACATAGGCCGCAATGCAGAAGTCATGGAAGGTTCTTTGATTAGAGGTGGTTTTGCATTGTGTGATCATAGCTCGACAAAACTGGGAACCAAAATTTATGGCCCAACAACAGTTGGACCTCACAGTAAAGTAGGTGGAGAGGTAGGCAATTCAGTTATAATCGGTTATTCAAACAAAGGACACGAGGGCTATTTAGGGAATTCAGTACTGGGAGAATGGTGCAATCTGGGCGCCGATACTAATACCAGCAATTTAAAAAACAACTACGCCGAGGTAAGACTGTGGGATTATGAAACAGGTCGTTTCGCTAAAACCGGACTACAATTCTGCGGATTAATGATGGGTGATCATTCCAAGTGCGGAATCAATACCATGTTCAATACAGGAACGGTTGTCGGCGTAAGTGCCAACATCTACGGTTCAGGATATCCACGCAATTTTATTCCGTCTTTCAGTTGGGGTGGTCCACAAGGTATGATGACTTATAAATCCTCTAAGGCTTATGAAGTGGCAGAAGTCGTCATGAAAAGGCGTAATCTTCCTTTTACTGAGTTGGATAAAGAGATTTTAGATCACGTATTTGAGGATACTAAAAAGTATAGGAAGGATTAG
- the rluF gene encoding 23S rRNA pseudouridine(2604) synthase RluF encodes MSDQKGTRINKYLSEQGFCSRRAADKLIEQERVTINGQVPEMGSKVMPGDEVAVDGEAISTKKEKPVYLAFHKPVGIVCTTDTRVEKDNIIDYINYPTRIFPIGRLDKMSEGLIFLTNDGDIVNKILRARNNHEKEYIVHVDRTVTDRFVQRMSSGIPILDTVTRECEVEKLGKRSFRIVLTQGLNRQIRRMCEYLDYRVTKLKRVRIMNVELDMPVGKHRDLTREELSTLRKLTKNSTKVFKSSD; translated from the coding sequence ATGTCAGATCAAAAAGGAACGCGCATCAATAAATACCTCAGTGAGCAAGGCTTTTGTTCAAGAAGAGCAGCCGATAAACTCATAGAGCAAGAACGGGTGACCATTAACGGTCAAGTTCCAGAAATGGGCTCCAAAGTCATGCCTGGAGATGAAGTCGCTGTAGATGGTGAAGCAATAAGCACAAAAAAAGAGAAACCCGTTTATCTAGCATTCCACAAACCAGTAGGCATTGTATGTACGACTGACACCAGAGTAGAAAAGGACAATATCATTGATTACATCAACTATCCTACTCGTATTTTCCCCATCGGCCGATTAGATAAAATGTCAGAAGGATTGATCTTTTTGACAAACGATGGCGATATCGTGAACAAGATTCTCAGAGCAAGAAACAATCATGAGAAGGAATACATCGTTCATGTAGACCGCACGGTAACCGATCGTTTTGTGCAGCGCATGTCTTCAGGGATTCCCATTTTAGATACCGTTACAAGAGAGTGCGAGGTTGAAAAATTAGGTAAACGCAGTTTTAGAATAGTGCTGACTCAAGGCTTGAATCGACAGATCAGACGTATGTGCGAGTATCTCGATTATAGAGTAACCAAACTGAAACGCGTGCGTATTATGAATGTGGAGCTGGATATGCCTGTAGGAAAGCATCGTGATCTTACTCGAGAAGAGTTAAGTACATTACGCAAACTGACTAAAAACAGCACTAAGGTTTTTAAATCCTCAGATTAG